One region of Limnospira fusiformis SAG 85.79 genomic DNA includes:
- a CDS encoding tyrosine-type recombinase/integrase: protein MKKNRIGQASIIPDAIAYRIQKQCKYDWQRTLLAILMYTGERVGAVRLLRIPDVYVSSASRVVLPEITFRSETRKRAGGKDGGVRQVPISQKLREILGTYRIGGGEFLFPSPSDISKPVTVQAIDSFHRAAIARLGLENEGYSLHSYRRTFITKLYNKGVNTRTIMAITGHKSMSSLQRYIDADPQKIRDAIDEI from the coding sequence ATGAAGAAAAACCGAATCGGTCAGGCTTCCATTATCCCCGACGCGATCGCCTACAGAATTCAGAAGCAGTGCAAATATGACTGGCAGCGGACCTTACTAGCAATCTTGATGTACACCGGTGAACGAGTGGGAGCTGTCAGGTTACTGCGAATCCCTGACGTTTATGTTTCCTCAGCTTCCCGTGTTGTCCTGCCAGAAATAACTTTTCGATCCGAAACTCGTAAGCGCGCGGGCGGGAAAGATGGGGGAGTCCGCCAAGTTCCCATTTCCCAAAAACTTAGAGAGATTCTCGGAACTTACCGCATCGGTGGCGGCGAGTTTCTGTTTCCTAGCCCATCTGATATATCCAAGCCCGTTACCGTTCAAGCGATAGACTCTTTCCATAGGGCGGCGATCGCTCGTCTGGGATTAGAAAACGAGGGCTATTCTCTCCACAGTTACCGCCGCACTTTCATCACCAAACTCTATAACAAGGGAGTCAATACCAGAACCATCATGGCTATCACAGGTCACAAATCCATGTCATCTTTGCAGCGCTATATTGATGCTGATCCTCAAAAAATCCGAGACGCGATTGATGAAATCTAA
- a CDS encoding winged helix-turn-helix domain-containing protein encodes MKRQSTPGQLSLAISSPRVTELENPEPFDPGWDDQDVLRCLRSCPNQDIKQISQATGLLQSRVIKSLERLREQGKVKYLGWVAVTQGDENLSPVKTSQSDRLTVRWKTKSAFQDTNGNKYAYLYQGKKQVCYLAGPHLSEKAKAIANQVEQWIESDWSLETILEKLPALKSGGGNFPGGAS; translated from the coding sequence ATGAAAAGACAATCCACACCGGGGCAGCTTTCCTTAGCAATTTCGTCACCCAGGGTGACGGAACTTGAAAATCCAGAGCCGTTTGATCCAGGCTGGGATGATCAGGATGTCTTGAGATGTCTCAGAAGTTGCCCGAATCAGGATATAAAGCAAATTAGCCAAGCTACTGGACTCCTACAATCCCGCGTGATTAAGTCTCTGGAAAGGTTGCGCGAACAGGGCAAGGTTAAATATCTAGGATGGGTAGCCGTCACCCAGGGTGACGAAAATTTATCACCGGTGAAAACTTCCCAGAGCGATCGCCTAACCGTTCGCTGGAAAACCAAATCAGCATTCCAAGACACAAACGGCAATAAGTACGCTTATCTTTATCAGGGGAAAAAGCAGGTTTGTTATCTGGCAGGTCCTCATCTCAGCGAAAAAGCGAAGGCGATCGCCAACCAGGTAGAACAGTGGATCGAGTCGGACTGGTCTCTGGAAACTATCCTAGAGAAACTTCCAGCACTTAAATCGGGTGGTGGAAATTTCCCCGGCGGCGCGTCCTAA